One region of Diabrotica undecimpunctata isolate CICGRU chromosome 6, icDiaUnde3, whole genome shotgun sequence genomic DNA includes:
- the MESR6 gene encoding UPF0489 protein C5orf22 homolog, protein MDRSMYGKVVPGTLNPYQCSIKKGTSPGCAGRNKQHKKIPIYVVEGHHEVIPFIHKNIGSKHLPVEGSTLIHFDSHPDMLIPLDMPAEYVFDKEKLYDSLSIENWIMPAAYAGHFEHLVWIKPPWAHQIEDSSQIFNIGKDSTNGTIRLDCKETYFVSECLYTNIKDLENSRAVHLDVATLGKKLVNGSDDLNQIRSLISRSDAPVVLDIDLDFFSTGNPFKRMYEKANMYEQLKDIYYYKTPSSKDDAVISESTATRKKQIDSLYNIFKSLNETKTMPDVEEPSEQWKKVDNFRKNMLEQYEEDDIDWLLVHDAGCTCDDSGLPDHISSMEELEVMFDCFKNFLEILPKPPVIVTISRSTEDDYTPFENVELIQNKVIELLKIRFSCDEPVLQYLNKDYDEEN, encoded by the coding sequence GTGCCGGAAGGAATAAACAGCATAAGAAAATTCCTATTTATGTGGTCGAAGGCCATCATGAAGTCATACCATTCATCCATAAGAATATCGGATCGAAGCATCTACCCGTTGAAGGATCTACTTTGATCCATTTCGACTCTCATCCAGACATGCTGATACCTCTTGACATGCCGGCTGAATACGTCTTTGATAAGGAAAAACTGTACGATAGTCTAAGTATAGAAAACTGGATCATGCCTGCCGCGTATGCCGGCCACTTCGAGCATTTGGTGTGGATCAAACCGCCATGGGCACACCAAATTGAAGATTCTAGTCAAATTTTCAATATAGGAAAAGATTCTACTAACGGTACAATACGTTTAGATTGCAAGGAAACTTATTTTGTTTCTGAATGTTTGTATACTAACATTAAGGATCTTGAAAATTCAAGAGCAGTTCACTTAGACGTCGCTACTCTTGGAAAGAAATTAGTAAATGGTAGTGATGATTTGAACCAAATTCGTTCGTTAATATCTAGGTCTGATGCTCCTGTTGTTTTGGATATAGATCTTGACTTTTTTAGCACAGGTAATCCGTTTAAAAGAATGTACGAGAAGGCCAACATGTATGAGCAGCTCAAAGATATTTATTACTATAAAACACCTAGCTCAAAAGACGATGCCGTTATTTCTGAATCTACAGCTACGAGAAAGAAACAGATCGATTCCctttacaatatatttaaaagTCTTAACGAAACCAAAACAATGCCTGATGTAGAAGAACCAAGCGAGCAGTGGAAGAAAGTAGACAACTTTAGAAAAAATATGCTAGAACAATACGAAGAAGATGACATAGATTGGTTACTAGTACACGACGCTGGTTGTACTTGCGATGATTCAGGACTACCCGATCATATTTCCTCCATGGAAGAACTTGAAGTAATGTTCGACTGCTTTAAGAATTTCTTGGAGATCTTGCCAAAACCTCCTGTAATTGTAACGATTTCCAGATCAACAGAAGATGATTATACTCCATTTGAAAATGTTGAGTTAATTCAAAACAAAGTTATTGAACTTTTGAAGATTAGATTTTCCTGTGATGAACCTGTATTACAATATCTTAATAAGGATTATGATGAGGAGAATTAA